CAAAATGGGCACACTTGTTGAGGACATCTTTGCTCCATCTATAGAGATAGCCTTGAAAAATTATTTCGATGTTTTACCAGAGATAATCGATGTGAGAAAGTACATCAGACGTGGTGGTGAATCTTTAGAGATAGATATCCTTGCGTTAAATGAATCTGAAAAGAAGGCATTTGTAGTTGAGGTAAAGGCAAATCCAGATAAGGTGGAGTACATAGAAGATTTTGTGAAAAAACTCGAAAGACTCAGGGAGTTCTTACCAACGTTGAAAGAATACAGACTTTATCCAATCTATGCAGCACTGGACATGAAAGCAAAGACGGTGGAAGTTTTGACATCTAAGGGTATCTATGCCATGATAGTAAAAGGCGATATCTTGAAGATTGTCAATTTCGAAAAGTTGAGTGAAAAAAATATCTAAGAATTGCTCATTGATTATCATGGTATTGAAAATACACTTTTTATCGCATCAGAAAACCCTGCCATTTGGCAGGGTATGCAAGATCAGTCGAGATATGGTAATGTTGAGTTTGCGTATGGCATCAATAATATATCTGGTTTTTGCGTATATTCTTTCAGAGCATGGTCTATTGCATCTTGTAGAGAATCGAATGGTGTCATGAAAATTTGTTCGACGATACTTTTATCCATTTTCGAGCACAGGAAAATCCTTGCTTTTTTCATCACCTTGCAAAAACCAGCAGCTTTGTGACCACCCAGGCAAAAATCTTTTTTGATCCATTCGAGTGGTTCATCTGGGGTCTTTGCCTTTTTCATCCATTCTTCAAAGGTTTTTTCTCCGAAACCTTCACGGCATTCTGCAACCAAGATTATGATTCCACCATCTTTGACCGCTTGGAAGGCGTTGTCTAAACCTTTTTGTGCCTGGTATAGATTTATATCTTTTGGAAATCCACCAGGCGAAGCGATCACTATGTCGTATCTTTTGCCTATATTGACTTTGTACATCATATCTATGTATTTGACACCTTCTCTGTGTGCAAGTATTGGATCACCACTTACGATTTTTACAATTTCTTTTTTACTGTTCAATACGGCATTGACTATAAATCTCACCTTTGCCATCTTTCCTGCTTCTTCAATGTCTTCTCTGACTGGGTTGTTTTCTATCTTCCCAGAAACTGCACCGTCCAAGAGCATGTAAGAATGATTGGTTTCGATTGTTTTTTTACTGCACACACCTGGTAAAAGTGCTTTGTTTCCACCACTGTATCCGGCAAACCAGTGAAGCTCCAAGTTACCTGTTGCTATGATAAAATCTGATTCAGCCACAGGTTTAAAAACCTCAACCGGGGTTCCTCTTTTTGTCTTTCCTATGAAGACACATTCTGATACATCGTGGTTTATACACTTCACTTTCTCAAAGACTTCTTTTCCAACTGCTTTTTGCATTTCTTGACCTGTCATTTTTCGGTGAAATCCCAAACCAAAGACAATGGTTATTTGATCTTGTTTCAGTCCAACTTCTAAGAGTTCATCTACTATTGGTGGAACAAGGATGTGTGAAGGACTTGGTCTTGTCAAATCACTCACGAGAATTACCACATTTTTTGGTTTTTCTTTCAAAACCATTTCTTTCAATGGTTCACAACCAATTGGTGCTCTGAGACTTTTTTTGATCTGATCTGTAGGATCTTCAACCGCATCGAGTTCTTTGTTTGGATGGAGTATGTCTATTTTTATATCATTTACCAGAGTGAATGAAATAATTTGCTCACCATACTTGAGTGTATACTCTCTCATTTTCATCACTCTCACAGAGTTGGTTGGGTTAGATATATTGCGAATTCGTGATGTTTTAGAATCTCTGTCTTTGTTTTCTTTCCATTGATCACTTCGACTAATTCATTGAACAATCTTTCTCCTGCTTGACTTATTGTTTCTTTTCCCTCGATTACAGTACTTGCATCAAAATCTATGTTGTCCGACATTTTTTGGTATGTTCTTGGATTTGCACAGACTTTTATAACAGGTGCTATGGGACAACCAGTTGGAGTACCTCTACCTGTTGTGAAAATGATTATTTGTGCACCACCTGAGACCATACCTGTAACTGATTCGACGTCATGCCCGGGACTGTCCATGAAAATTAATCCTTTTTCAGTGATAGGTTTTGCGTAATCTAAGACATCCACGATTGTTTTTGTACCTGCTTTGTAGATCGCACCGAGTGATTTTTCTTCCAAAGTCGTGAGACCACCTTGAATGTTACCTGGTGTTGGATTAACTCCCCTTATGTCCTCACCACCGGCAAGGGCACTTTTTTCGCATTTATTAACTAATGCGAGGAGCTTTTGTGCAACTTCATTGTTTATAGCTCTTTTTGCCAAAAGATGCTCTGCACCTATGATTTCTGTTGTTTCAGAAAAAACCACAGTCCCACCGAGATCTATTATCTTATCTGCGACGTATCCGACTACGGGATTTGACGCGATACCAGATGTAGTATCTGAACCACCACATTCTATTGCAACAATAACATCGGAAAAATCGACCTCTGTTTTTTCGAAACTTCCAATATCTCTTATCATTTTTTCAAGCAGACGTATACCTTTTTGAGCTGTTTGAAGAGTTCCACCTTCTTCTTGAATTATCAGGCATTCTACAGGTTTGTTAGTTTTTTTTGCCTGTTCTGCAATTTGTTTTGTTGGAATTGTTTCACATCCCAAACCGATATACAGAACTCCGGCTACATTTGGATTCGATGCCATTCCAATTAATACATCGAAGACTTTTTCATGATCTTGCTTCATGTGATTACAACCATGTTGATTGTCTAATAATACAGCACCATCCACATGGTTTACGATCTCTTGAGCCGTTCTTGTTGCGCAAATCACCGTAGGCACAACGAGAAAATGATTTCTAAAACCAACTGAATTGTTATTTCTTTTGTATCCAAAAAGTTTCACGTAGTATACCTCCTCACACCACGTTTGCCTGATACGTTGTGCACATGAACATAGTCTCCTGTTTTTATATCTTGTGTTGCAATACCTATTGGCTCGCCATATTTGAAAACTTCTGATTCTTTTTTGATATCTTTAATGGCAAATTTGTGTCCGAATGGTATGTCGTGATTTAGTTTTATTTTCAGCGTTGTATTCTCGAAGTTCACAAGAACTTCTTGATCTTTTGAGAGATTTTTAATAGCCGTTGCGACATTATCTTTCTTGCTGAAAACTATTGCATCCATTAGAAAACCTCCTATGGAAGTTTGATGATATTAGCATTCACCAGAACTCTTTCCATAATTCTTCCAGCCTTAATTCTTCCTTCGATCTTTTCTCTGAGCTCTTGATCGCTCAGAATTTTTTGAGCAACACCCTGTTCGATGGCTTTCTTAGCAACTGCAATTGCTTCTTCGACATAGACTTGGTCTTCTTCCATAGTGGGTACTATATATTCTTCGTGTATACCTTTTCTATAAGCAAAGTCGGCTATTGCTTGAGCAGCAGCTACACACATCTCATCGGTCACTTTGGTGGCTCTCACATCAAGAACTCCTCTGAAGATCGCTGGAAAACCTAAGGAATTGTTCACTTGGTTTGGAAAGTCACTTCTACCTGTTGCAACTATTCTCGCACCTGCTTGTTTTGCTTCCCAAGGCCAGATCTCTGGGACTGGATTTGCGCCGGCAAAGACTATTGCATCTTTGTTCATCGCCTTTACCCACTCTGGTTTTATAACTCCAGGTCCACTTTTCGAATAGGCTATACACACATCTGCGCCTTTAAGGGCTTCTTCAATACCTCCACTGATATCTTCTCTATTTGTTTTGATCCACATCTGCCTACTTATTTCATCGAGTGTCTGGGCTCTTTGTTTTGTGAGTATACCTTTTGAATCGCAGACAACGACATTTCCAAGATCGACATTTACTTTTTCAAGAAGCCGCAAGAATGCGTAATTGGCACTGCCCGCTCCTATGATGGCTATTCGAACCTCTTCGATTTTCTTTCCAACTATTCGAAGGGAATTTATTAAACCAGCCAAAGTTATAGTTGCAGTACCCTGCTGGTCATCATGAAAGACTGGAATTGACAGTTCTTCTTGTAGTCTTTTCAAGAGTGCAAAACACTTTGGTTTTTCGACATCTTCAAGATTTATACCTGCGATCGATGGTGACAACCACTTACAAAATTGTACAGTTTCTTCTATTTCTGTTGTTCCAATACACAAAGGTATTGCGTCTACACCACCGAGATATTTAAACAACAATGCCTTTCCTTCCATCACAGGAAGACCAGCCTCTGGTCCTATGTCTCCAAGCCCAAGGATTCTTGTTCCATCACTTATGATAGCGATGGTATTTTCTTTGTTTGTGTATTCATATACTTTTTCTCTGTCTTTTGCTATTTCTTGACAAACTCTGGCTACACCAGGTGTATACCAGATCGCAAAATCATCGTAAGTTCGAACAGGAACTTTTGGTGCGGTTTGAATCTTTCCTTTGTAGAAAGGATGGAGTATCATCGCATCTTGCGAAGGTTTTTGAGCTTTTTTCAGTAAGCTCTCGACATCTTTTTCTTGCATCTCTCATACCTCCTATTTGAAATTAGAAAAATAGACCTCTTGGAAGTGGAACAACTAAAAGTTTTGCAAGTAAATACCAAAATGCAAGTGTTATAGCACTAAAGGCTATTATATTACCTACAAGTTGTCCAAATTTCATATTTTTTCCACCGACTATCAACGATATGATCGTCATGAAAATGATGCTTCCCACAACAAAACCAAAGACCCAATCCATCAGGTATATCCAGACAAAAGACAATGCAATGACGATGAATATGTATAAAAAGTCCTTTTTTTCTATTTTCTCTGTTTTCTCTTGAGTTTTTTTTCTGGTAGATACCACGATCAATGCCACGCAAAGGGCTATCAACAGAATTGAGATGATCTGCGGAAAGATCGCCGATAAGTAATTTAAATCCTTTGATTGATAAAGAAATACTAAAGCAAGCAGAATGAATATGGCGCTTAAAATTATATTCGATCTCATTGCTTAACTCCCCCCACTGATGGACTTTGTTTTCTGATCAAAGGCCACAGCAGGAACAATACAGACAATACGATTAAAACCCAGGAAATTGGGCGAATAAAGAATACTGTCCATGGATAATCGAGTTTTCTTCCCATGAGTAAACCTTGAGTAAAGCCTGTTTCAGCAATAGGACCTAAGATGAGTCCAAGTGTTATTGGCCCAGCTTCAAAACCAAATCTTCTTAGAATATAACCAAGCACACCTAAAATGAGCATTGTATAAACATCACTGATATTATTTTGTACACAATATGAACCTATCATCGTGAGCAGTAAGATCACAGGAACAAGTACGTGTATTGGGATTTTATAAACGACCTTTGTCATACCCTTGCCAAAGAGTAGACCGATTGGTACCATAATTAATGTAGCAGCTATAACACCAACTATGAAAGTGTAGACAACATCGGCACGTGTTGTGAAAAGTTCTGCACCTGGTCTCAAACCTTGTATCAAAAGAGCACCGTACAAAATCGCATCAACAGGCGTGCCAGGTACACCCAGTGTCATGAGTGGAACAAATCCTCCTCCTACGGTTGCGTTGTTCGAAGTCTCTGTAGCTATAACACCTTCTGCTACACCTGTCCCAAATTTTTCTGGGTGCTTTGATGCTCTCATTGCCTCACTATAAGAAACCAAATTTGCAATATTTCCACCCGCACCAGGTAATACGCCTATTATAAAGCCAATGATTGACGCTCTGATGAGATCTAATTGTTTTTTCATAACTTCTACGAAAATCCTTAGAGCGGTGCCTTTTTCTACCTTTGCTTCTATAAAAAGTTGTTTTTGTCCTCTCTGAATTACCATGTTTATAACTTCAGGAATACAGAACAATCCCACAAGTGCAGGTATTAAACCAAAACCTGAAATCAAATGTGAAGATCCAAATGTAAATCTGACGTTTCCTCCAATCGGTGCAACTCCAACAAAGCTTATCATCATTCCTATGAACCCACCGATGAAACCTTTCAGTGTATTTCCACGTGATAGAGATGATATAACCGTTAATCCAAAGATACCAAGCCAGAAATATTCAGGCGGGCCAAATCTCAAAGCGATTCGGGCAAGCATAGGGGCAAAGATTAAAAAACAAATCATACCGAATAGTCCACCATACAAAGATGAATAGGTGGCTATCAAGATTGCCTGCCAACCTTTACCTTGTTTTGCCATAGGATAGCCATCAAAGGTTGTTCCGATATTCGAAGGCGTACCAGGTGTCCTGAGAAGGATAGCTGAAAAACTTCCTCCATATATCGCGGCCATGTAAAGCGAACCAAGGAAAACCAAACTTTCGGAAGGTGTCATCCAGTAGGTTAAGGGTAAAAACAAGGCAACTCCCATGGTTGCACTCATACCTGGAAGTGCACCTATTACCAATCCTATACCAACGCCACCTATCATCAAAAAGAGAATTTTCGCTGTGAGAATCTGTGGAATAGCGCTTAGTAGATACTGAAAACTCGCCATCTAATTGATTTCCCCCTTTCGAAAATCCCGCGCCAGGTAGCGCGGGAAGGAATCATTTACCCATTTTTTGCGTTTCGTCCCAGAGTTCTTTATAATACGGAATCAATCTTGCAACGAGTTCTTTTGATTGTTCTTCATTGTAGTCTTCCATCACAAAGCCTATTTCTTCCATCTTTGCTCTCACTTCCGGGTTTTTGTTGACCTCTGCAAAAGCTGCCTCGAGTATTCTCTTTATTTCTGCTGGTGTTCCTGGGGGTACTGCCACACCACGGAATGCCTTTTCAACTACGTCGTAACCCAATTCTCTGAAGGTTGGAACATCTGGCAAGAATGGGACTCTTTGTTCTGTTGCAATTGCAATTGTTCTGAGTTTATCTTTATACTGAACAGAAACAGTTGAGTAGGTCATCAAGGCATCGACATTGCCACCGAGTAGAGCCGGAACGGCTGTTCCAGTTCCAGTGAATGGGACATAAGTGAGATTGAGTTTCGCAACCTTTGCAAGTCTTAATGTGGCAAAACTATTGGCAGATGGCTGACCACTACCACCTATTAGAACAGATTTCTTACCGCTGGCGTATTTCACAAAATCTTCGAATGTTTTGATGGGGCTGTCAATTGGTACCACCAGTGTACAAGGTGTTGTCTGGAAGAAATATATGTTCTCGATCTGTTCTGTTTTATAAGGCACACCACCTTGAATTGGTTGGAGTATGATGTGTGGAAGATTAGTTCCATAGATAGAGTATCCATCGGGTGTGGCACGATTGACAAGTTCAGACCAGCCTGTTGCTCCACCACCACCAGCTTTGTAGGTTATTACAATTGGTACTCCTAAGATTTTTTCAAGGTATGGCTGCTGGATCCTCGCTGTGATATCTGATTCTCCACCTGGATCAAAGCAAACGACGTAAGTAATAGGTTTTGTTGGGAAATTCGCTGCAAAGAATGTTGAGAACACAAAAATGGTTAAGCACATCAATAAAACAGCTTTCTTCACAAACATCACCCTCCCTAAGTTTTGGATATATCAATAGTTTAAATTAGATGTAAGAAGATTCACAAGTACTAAAACAGATAATTGTAGTCCAAATTCAACAGTTCAAAAAGGTGAGAGCTTTGAAGGGTTTTATTTCTCTGTTTTTCTTTTTCTTTTTCGTTATTGTTAGCTCTGGCAACTTTTTTCACCAATGGGAAAAATTTAACCCCGCTAAAAGCGGGGTTAAAAACTGGTTTCGATCATTATACACTTTCCTATGGAATATTCTGAATTCGAACTCCTTAGAAAGCTTTCGATTTCTTTCGAACCTGCTCCTGGTTGAAACCAAAATCTTTTGTAACCAATTGAAACAGCCTTTTGTACTTCTTCTAATCCCTTTTCTGGTGGTATCACAAAGACAAGAAGTTCTACATCTTTTGGTAATTCCTCAAGCGTTCTAAAGCTCTTGATACCTTCGATCGTAATACCTTTGGGATTCACAGGAAAAACCTCAAAACCTTTGCTAAGAAGGTCTTTTAAGATTTTGTTGCCGTATTTTTGTTCACTTTCACTCGCACCAACAATTGCAATTTTTTTAAAGTCTCTGGGGTTCACCATATATCACCCCCAAATCACACAAGGGCACGTTCGATCAAACCATTTCTTTGCATTGCATTATCAAGGATGTGAAGTACTAAATCTTCGTATGCAAATCCTGCGATTTCAGCTATCCTTGGCAGATCAGAAAATCCCTTTGCCATACCTGGAAGTGGATTGATCTCTAAAAAGTACGGATTACCGTCTTCTTGAGAAACTCTCAAATCCATCCTTGCTACATCTTTAATCTCTAAGGTTTTGCAGATCTTTACTGCCATGTTTTTCAATTTTCTTTCCAGTACGGAATCGATCTGCGCTGGGCAGGTGTATTCCACGTAATAATCTGAATTTTTCTTGACCTTATAGCTGTAGAATTCTTTTCCGTGCTTGAAGTGAATTTCCATTATGGGTAAAACACGGTATTTGTTACCTTCTTGCAAGACACCTATGGTGAATTCTCTCCCCTTAATGAATTCTTCTACTAAAACTGGTTCATCGTAAATAGAGAACAATCTTTCGATTTCTTTTTTGTATTCTTCATAATTATGCACAAGCCCTGTCTCGGAGATACCTTTTGAAGAGCCTTCGGCATTGAGTTTCAATATCAATGGGAATCTCATATTCTTTCTGAGTTTTTCTTCCACAGAACGAATCACTTGGAATCGTGGGGTCTTGACGTCTTTTGTTAAAAGAACCTGTTTTGTGAGTGCTTTGTCAAGACAAACAGCAAGTGTCGTGGCATCTGAACCAGTGTAAGGAATGTTGTAGAAAGAAAGGATCGCAGGAACTTGAGCTTCTCTCGCTCTACTGAAAGTTCCTTCTGCAAAATTGTACACAATGTCAATCTTTTCGGAAGTAAGGATGGGAATAAATTTTTCGGGCACAGCTTCCATTAGAACGACTTCGTGCCCTCCATTTTCAATAGATTTTTTGATGTCCATAACGACTTCCATACTGTCGTACTCTGCTTCCCAATCTTCAACATCTGGTCTTGTTCCTCTTGGTAAGTTATAGGCTAACCCCACCTTCGTAAAAACCACCTCCATGGTTTTTGTCAAATTGATTATCACGCTTTCTCTTATCAAAAATCATTTCAAAAATGTTCTGTTCAATTGATTTTTTGTTAACAAAAAGGGGCAGTTGTCTGCCCCTCATGTCTGAGCTTGACTTTTATTACTGAACCTCAACATAGAAGGTGAACCTTCTTTCATTACCTGCGTAATCCTTCAAAATGATATCTATTTTTGTATTACTCGATATATTCAATAAAGTTGTGATATTGTAATTTGGATTGGTACCGGTTTTATTCCAGTCGTTGCCTGAGTAAACTTTTGTATCATTGACATAAATCGAAGATTCATTCCAATCAATATATAATTCGCTCACCGAGAAGGTCAAGGTTTTATTCCCAGTTCCAGTAATTGTCGTAGTGGCATTTTCTGTTACATCGATGTTCGCTATTTTGACATTACTTATCTGCGGCTCTTGATTGTCACGAATGATTCTAATTGTCTGTTCTGTTTTGTGTTTAACTCGATCATATGCAGTAAGTTTAACGACATTCAATCCAAGATCTAATCCCACCTCATGGTCGCCATCTTGTGATCCATCAGATATCAGTATGGCTTGACCTTTTTCAAGAGTGACTTTGTCAAAATAACCATCGGTGACAGACCATGTGACATTTGATGTACCTGAATTTGTGTAATAGATTCCATCTATGTATTTAGTGATATCGCAGTTGAACGAGTTAATCCTCGCTGCAAGGGTGTCTATGTCGATTGTCCGTTGCTTTGGATCACTCAAATTCCCGGCTCTATCATAAATTTCAAATTTAAAGGTCTTTTGTCCTTCGTAGTTTATTGGTGGGACGTATGTCCATGTTTTGTTTGTCTGATTCCAAGACAAACTGAGTGATTCTTTAAGTGTGCTGTTTTCGTAAATATTCAGTGTTGAGACACTGGTCAAGTTATCCAGGAAGTTCAGAGTGAATATTGCACCTGTTTCAGATGCTATATCTGTTGGCTCGACATTTTCTATTGTTATGACGGGTTTTTGTGTATCGTAGTAAAGGGTTCCCGAGTAATTTGCGATATTACCTGCTGTGTCTTTAATGTATAAAGAAAATGGTTTTGAAGTATTTTCAGACAAACCATGCACAAAGGTCAAAGTACCAGGTTGTGGATTTATTGCACTACTTTCAATTATCAAAAATGTTTCTCGAATTCCATAACTTTCATCTACTTGCAAGGTTATATCAGGTCGATTTGTGTAGATTCTACCACTATCGCTGAGTAAAACAGGTGCACTGTTGTCGAATATCACGTTTGCAAAACATCTGGAATCTGTTAGTTGAGAGCTATTTTCAGCGTGGTCATAAACTTTCAGAGCGATAGTGTGGTTCCCGTTGGTGTACGATGTGGTTTCTAACGAGAATTGAAATTTCAATTCACCATTTTCTTGAACAGGCGATCTAATTTCACTTTTCTTTGTGCCGTCGACATATAATTCTACCTTCTGTACGTCATAAGGTACATCTGTGTTTGTTATTTGTGCTGTGACACTTAGTAAACCTCTATAGACTTGTCTTGAGCCAAATGTCAAAGCCGGTGGAAGTTGTACAGTCACAACTGGATTTGTTTTGTTATCTATTACTACTGCGAGTTCACCTTCACCAGCTGCACCGCTTGTCGTTGTTGCAATTGCTCTGAATTTTGCAACACCATCGGAGTAAATTCCCAAAGTTATGTTTTCAAATGTCCAACTGTTGGTTGCGAGATCTGATTTTTCACCGATCTTTTCTGTTCTACCTGTTGAGTCGATTATCCACAGCTCGATTTTGTGAATTGGTTCGGTATTATCTAAAAAACTCACTTTGACATCGGTGAAGGTTCTGATTATTTTCCTGCCGTCGTTGTTTGTTCCATAATATTTACCAGCTGGTATGTCGAGGTTAACGATTGGTGGTGTGAGATCTTCAACAGTAATTTCTTGTTGTGCTATGAGTGTTATGTTGTTAAAAACATCAACGGCTTCAAGATTTATTTTGTAAGTTCCAACTTGTGAAGGAGTATACATCGGAATATCTTGGTTATTTATAAAAAGCTCTTTGGGTATATTTCCTGTAGTATATTCATAGAGTTTTTTAATTGGTTGTTCGTAAAGGGTCCCATTTGTTTCGCCATCTAAGATCCTTACTCTGACTTCCTTTATACCTGTTTCATCTGTGACTTTGAATTGTGTGTTGTTGTTTAGATTTCCTCTGATTTGAATCAAAAGCTGTGCATACATATCATAGACATCAGCAGATGGATACAGCTGCATAACTCTAAAACCACTTATTTCTGGAGGCGTCTGTTCGTATGCATAAACTACAAAATTTCGAATCGTCTGGTTGCCGTCAAGATCTGTTACAACGATCCTGAAGTAATTTTCAAAAGGATCAAGGTTCTGTATATTGTAATTGAGGGTATTACCGCTCGAAGTGGATATATTTGTGTAAATATTAGATATTTTCTTTTGGAGCTGTATACTGGCTACTTGCCTGTTGTCACTTGCTGTGATGGTCACTGTAGGGACACTTGACATTGCTACGTTATAGATACCACCCTCTAAGATATCTTGTGAACTGATTCTGGCTTGTGTTATAACTGGTGGCTGATTGTCAATGACATTAACAGTTGTTTTTCCAAAACCTTCTTCATTCGCTGTGGTTTTTCCAGAGAAGGTTAATGTATAATCACCCGGTTCGGTGAAAAATGTAGATGGTATAGTTGTTTGATAGATGTTATATATAGAAGTTGTGATGATTGGATTTGGCACAGAAAGTTCTAATTTTCTTGAACTGTATGATATTTCGAATTTTTCATCCTCTGTGAGATATATACTCACCTTTGCCCTTACAGTCAAATCATATCCACATTGGTGCTGTTGACCTGGTAATGGTTGCTCAAAGGTCACACCAAGGTCCAGTATGTTCACAGAGACGGATGTTGCATCTGATAGGTTTATATCGTTTTTGTAATAGAAATCTATTTGGTATTCACCATACGTCTGAACTTTCCATTTTGCACTGAAGGTGTATATTGGTCCATCACCTGAGGCTGTGACGGGTATTCTTTCATCCACGGGTCCCTTCACATCAAAATAAGCAGTTGATGGATTGTTTGTGTCTACAACCTGTGCGTTCAGTGACAAGCCCATGTTATCGGCGAATGGTGTTCTAAAACCATCTTCTGGTTGCAAGATTTTCGCAATGGGTCTTTCTGTAATCACTGTCACGGTGCCCGTTGCTTCCGCAGTAAAACCTTCTGTGTCTATAACAACAACTCTTATATCGTGAACACCAAGCGTGGTAGCGGACCAATCCCATTCAAAGATGTTTACAGATGGATTTATCGAACTTCTCTTTATACCATTTACATAAAAATCGCACCTACTAAGACTTAAATCATCTTGCGCGACAACTTTAAAATGAACCTTCTCTCCTTGATTTAACACTGAAGGTGAATAGGAAAATTCTTTTATCTTTGGAGCTTTTACTATGTACGCTTCATCAACGGGGAACTGTCCTTTTTGCGAAGAACTATTTCCAGAACTGTCTTTTGCAACAACAATCACCTCATAATTTCCCTTTGTTGTGAATGTCTCGGTAATAGTGAAAACGCCACCAC
The DNA window shown above is from Thermotoga profunda AZM34c06 and carries:
- a CDS encoding VRR-NUC domain-containing protein; the encoded protein is MVDMEVQERVDKLEEAMMRLVYIQQKTEIEIQNLKTEMKIFKDEIRNDTKMLKDEMKVFKDEMKMFKDEMLDFKNDVKAFKDEMLEFKNEMKAFKDEMVEFKEWSKRNIENMNKQWGALANKMGTLVEDIFAPSIEIALKNYFDVLPEIIDVRKYIRRGGESLEIDILALNESEKKAFVVEVKANPDKVEYIEDFVKKLERLREFLPTLKEYRLYPIYAALDMKAKTVEVLTSKGIYAMIVKGDILKIVNFEKLSEKNI
- a CDS encoding tripartite tricarboxylate transporter TctB family protein; the encoded protein is MRSNIILSAIFILLALVFLYQSKDLNYLSAIFPQIISILLIALCVALIVVSTRKKTQEKTEKIEKKDFLYIFIVIALSFVWIYLMDWVFGFVVGSIIFMTIISLIVGGKNMKFGQLVGNIIAFSAITLAFWYLLAKLLVVPLPRGLFF
- a CDS encoding UxaA family hydrolase, giving the protein MKLFGYKRNNNSVGFRNHFLVVPTVICATRTAQEIVNHVDGAVLLDNQHGCNHMKQDHEKVFDVLIGMASNPNVAGVLYIGLGCETIPTKQIAEQAKKTNKPVECLIIQEEGGTLQTAQKGIRLLEKMIRDIGSFEKTEVDFSDVIVAIECGGSDTTSGIASNPVVGYVADKIIDLGGTVVFSETTEIIGAEHLLAKRAINNEVAQKLLALVNKCEKSALAGGEDIRGVNPTPGNIQGGLTTLEEKSLGAIYKAGTKTIVDVLDYAKPITEKGLIFMDSPGHDVESVTGMVSGGAQIIIFTTGRGTPTGCPIAPVIKVCANPRTYQKMSDNIDFDASTVIEGKETISQAGERLFNELVEVINGKKTKTEILKHHEFAIYLTQPTL
- a CDS encoding NAD(P)-dependent malic enzyme; its protein translation is MQEKDVESLLKKAQKPSQDAMILHPFYKGKIQTAPKVPVRTYDDFAIWYTPGVARVCQEIAKDREKVYEYTNKENTIAIISDGTRILGLGDIGPEAGLPVMEGKALLFKYLGGVDAIPLCIGTTEIEETVQFCKWLSPSIAGINLEDVEKPKCFALLKRLQEELSIPVFHDDQQGTATITLAGLINSLRIVGKKIEEVRIAIIGAGSANYAFLRLLEKVNVDLGNVVVCDSKGILTKQRAQTLDEISRQMWIKTNREDISGGIEEALKGADVCIAYSKSGPGVIKPEWVKAMNKDAIVFAGANPVPEIWPWEAKQAGARIVATGRSDFPNQVNNSLGFPAIFRGVLDVRATKVTDEMCVAAAQAIADFAYRKGIHEEYIVPTMEEDQVYVEEAIAVAKKAIEQGVAQKILSDQELREKIEGRIKAGRIMERVLVNANIIKLP
- a CDS encoding tripartite tricarboxylate transporter permease, producing the protein MASFQYLLSAIPQILTAKILFLMIGGVGIGLVIGALPGMSATMGVALFLPLTYWMTPSESLVFLGSLYMAAIYGGSFSAILLRTPGTPSNIGTTFDGYPMAKQGKGWQAILIATYSSLYGGLFGMICFLIFAPMLARIALRFGPPEYFWLGIFGLTVISSLSRGNTLKGFIGGFIGMMISFVGVAPIGGNVRFTFGSSHLISGFGLIPALVGLFCIPEVINMVIQRGQKQLFIEAKVEKGTALRIFVEVMKKQLDLIRASIIGFIIGVLPGAGGNIANLVSYSEAMRASKHPEKFGTGVAEGVIATETSNNATVGGGFVPLMTLGVPGTPVDAILYGALLIQGLRPGAELFTTRADVVYTFIVGVIAATLIMVPIGLLFGKGMTKVVYKIPIHVLVPVILLLTMIGSYCVQNNISDVYTMLILGVLGYILRRFGFEAGPITLGLILGPIAETGFTQGLLMGRKLDYPWTVFFIRPISWVLIVLSVLFLLWPLIRKQSPSVGGVKQ
- a CDS encoding CoA-binding protein; translated protein: MNPRDFKKIAIVGASESEQKYGNKILKDLLSKGFEVFPVNPKGITIEGIKSFRTLEELPKDVELLVFVIPPEKGLEEVQKAVSIGYKRFWFQPGAGSKEIESFLRSSNSEYSIGKCIMIETSF
- a CDS encoding nickel-dependent lactate racemase family protein, which gives rise to MREYTLKYGEQIISFTLVNDIKIDILHPNKELDAVEDPTDQIKKSLRAPIGCEPLKEMVLKEKPKNVVILVSDLTRPSPSHILVPPIVDELLEVGLKQDQITIVFGLGFHRKMTGQEMQKAVGKEVFEKVKCINHDVSECVFIGKTKRGTPVEVFKPVAESDFIIATGNLELHWFAGYSGGNKALLPGVCSKKTIETNHSYMLLDGAVSGKIENNPVREDIEEAGKMAKVRFIVNAVLNSKKEIVKIVSGDPILAHREGVKYIDMMYKVNIGKRYDIVIASPGGFPKDINLYQAQKGLDNAFQAVKDGGIIILVAECREGFGEKTFEEWMKKAKTPDEPLEWIKKDFCLGGHKAAGFCKVMKKARIFLCSKMDKSIVEQIFMTPFDSLQDAIDHALKEYTQKPDILLMPYANSTLPYLD
- a CDS encoding UxaA family hydrolase, which produces MDAIVFSKKDNVATAIKNLSKDQEVLVNFENTTLKIKLNHDIPFGHKFAIKDIKKESEVFKYGEPIGIATQDIKTGDYVHVHNVSGKRGVRRYTT
- a CDS encoding tripartite tricarboxylate transporter substrate binding protein, which codes for MKKAVLLMCLTIFVFSTFFAANFPTKPITYVVCFDPGGESDITARIQQPYLEKILGVPIVITYKAGGGGATGWSELVNRATPDGYSIYGTNLPHIILQPIQGGVPYKTEQIENIYFFQTTPCTLVVPIDSPIKTFEDFVKYASGKKSVLIGGSGQPSANSFATLRLAKVAKLNLTYVPFTGTGTAVPALLGGNVDALMTYSTVSVQYKDKLRTIAIATEQRVPFLPDVPTFRELGYDVVEKAFRGVAVPPGTPAEIKRILEAAFAEVNKNPEVRAKMEEIGFVMEDYNEEQSKELVARLIPYYKELWDETQKMGK